The DNA window CCGCGTAAAGGGATGCGTCGGAGCGAACCGCTTCGATGACGCCCCGGTTGGCAATCAGCATTGCGTAGGGAAGGGTCACGTTGGTCAGCGCGAAAGTGGAGGTTCTGGGAACGGCT is part of the Vicinamibacteria bacterium genome and encodes:
- a CDS encoding alanine dehydrogenase is translated as AVPRTSTFALTNVTLPYAMLIANRGVIEAVRSDASLYAGVNTYDGHVTCEAVAISQRRAHTPLEKLL